One window from the genome of Xenorhabdus bovienii SS-2004 encodes:
- a CDS encoding conjugative transfer ATPase, whose amino-acid sequence MEKLKALNRPGKLREADEAAIYQANPSIIDYLPWVEYLEKEQCLLLDDGISVGAVYQIESIATEGRPAERLTEIRDQLEDAIQDSLEEDDISPWVVQFFCQDDDDPADYLNTLRGYVKPWAQGTLFTDAFLTESEYHLNSIARPDGIFQDSLITGQPWRGQQRQTRMVVYRWLPPTRKSRHDSQTLSAVAALNQVCERLVSSLASAGVIARRQHGGQIHRWLLRHFNPAPDWGMAKADFYRTVSYEAPIQSDLPVSNDFAESLWFTPPVSDPDAGVWWFDGLPHKAVLVERLRRPPEPGTLTGEVKRGDNINALMDMMPAGTVVSLTIVAQAQDRLEEDFTRLTKNAVGENTESLRVRQDVQEVKELLGRRHKLYRSALAFLVRGKDLDDINHRVHQLSSTLLTAGLQPVRPEFSVSPLNAYLRALPMCFNPQKDKKHGYSRLTWVQHLAGLLPVTGRSTGTGHPGFSFFNRGGAPLTFDPMNKQDRTQNAHLLLFGPTGAGKSATLCAALIQLMAIHRPRLFIVEAGNSFGLLADYYESLGLTVNKIGIRPGCGVSLALFADAHQLLQLSPRQLRINEADIPDTDEQQEDEGDEQRDILGEMEIAARLMITGGEKREEERLTRSDRGLIREAIMMAAQTSFNEKRQMVASDLQNALYAIARNHRQDEHGQPLITAHRRARADEMASAMSMFTQGFEGELFNRPGTPWPEVDVTLIDLGTLARENYSAQMALAMVSLINKVNNLAERDQYQDRELQLVIDEGHITTTNPLLSPYMTKVVKMWRKLGAWLWLATQNLADYPDTAEKMLNMAEWWLCLTMPPDEVEQIARFKKLTEEQKAVLLSASKLPRCYTEGVVLAKKIEALFRVVPPSLYLALGMTEKEEKAERRALMREHQCSELEAAVLVARKMDIARGLKVDSGSV is encoded by the coding sequence ATGGAAAAACTCAAGGCACTGAACCGCCCCGGCAAGCTGCGTGAAGCGGATGAAGCCGCCATTTATCAGGCCAATCCTTCTATTATTGATTACCTGCCCTGGGTGGAATATCTGGAAAAAGAACAATGCCTGCTGCTGGATGACGGGATTTCCGTTGGCGCGGTCTATCAGATTGAATCCATTGCCACCGAAGGCCGTCCCGCTGAGCGGTTGACTGAAATCCGGGATCAACTGGAAGATGCGATCCAGGACAGTCTGGAAGAAGATGATATTTCGCCGTGGGTGGTGCAGTTTTTTTGTCAGGATGACGATGATCCTGCTGACTATCTCAACACCTTGCGGGGCTATGTGAAACCCTGGGCACAGGGAACACTGTTTACTGACGCCTTTCTGACGGAATCAGAGTATCACCTGAACAGCATTGCCCGGCCTGACGGGATATTTCAGGACAGCTTAATCACCGGGCAACCGTGGCGGGGCCAGCAACGCCAGACCCGTATGGTGGTTTACCGGTGGCTTCCGCCCACGCGAAAATCCCGCCATGACAGCCAAACTTTATCGGCTGTTGCCGCCCTTAATCAGGTTTGCGAGCGGCTGGTCTCATCACTGGCTTCTGCCGGTGTGATTGCCCGCCGACAACATGGCGGGCAGATCCACCGTTGGTTGCTGCGTCATTTTAATCCGGCGCCGGACTGGGGGATGGCAAAAGCCGATTTTTACCGTACCGTCAGTTATGAAGCCCCTATACAATCGGATCTCCCCGTCAGTAATGACTTTGCCGAAAGCCTGTGGTTCACCCCGCCGGTGTCTGATCCCGACGCGGGCGTCTGGTGGTTTGACGGGTTACCGCATAAAGCGGTGCTGGTTGAGCGTCTGCGCCGTCCGCCGGAACCGGGGACACTGACAGGCGAAGTGAAACGGGGCGACAATATCAATGCCCTGATGGACATGATGCCGGCAGGGACGGTGGTTTCGCTGACCATTGTGGCGCAGGCACAGGACAGGCTGGAAGAGGATTTTACCCGGCTGACGAAAAATGCGGTGGGAGAAAATACTGAATCGCTGCGCGTCCGGCAGGATGTGCAGGAAGTGAAAGAACTTCTGGGGCGGCGGCATAAATTGTACCGCAGTGCGCTGGCCTTTCTGGTGAGGGGCAAGGATCTGGATGATATAAACCACCGGGTGCATCAATTATCCTCCACCCTGCTGACAGCCGGATTACAGCCCGTCCGGCCGGAATTCAGTGTGTCACCGCTGAATGCCTACTTACGGGCACTGCCGATGTGCTTTAACCCGCAGAAAGACAAAAAACACGGGTACAGCCGCCTGACCTGGGTACAGCATCTGGCCGGGTTATTGCCGGTGACAGGCCGTTCGACCGGCACCGGGCATCCGGGGTTCAGTTTTTTTAACCGGGGCGGCGCTCCATTGACCTTCGATCCGATGAACAAACAGGATCGCACCCAGAATGCCCACTTATTGCTGTTTGGCCCGACAGGCGCAGGCAAATCCGCCACCCTGTGTGCCGCGCTTATCCAGTTAATGGCGATACACCGACCGCGCTTGTTTATTGTCGAAGCCGGTAACAGTTTTGGCCTGCTGGCCGATTACTACGAAAGCCTGGGGCTGACCGTCAATAAAATCGGCATCAGGCCGGGCTGTGGGGTCAGTCTGGCCCTGTTTGCCGATGCCCATCAGCTGTTGCAACTGAGTCCCCGGCAATTGCGCATTAATGAAGCCGATATCCCCGATACCGATGAACAACAAGAAGATGAGGGGGATGAACAGCGCGATATCCTGGGCGAAATGGAAATTGCCGCCCGACTGATGATCACCGGTGGTGAGAAAAGAGAAGAAGAACGCCTGACCCGCTCTGATCGCGGTTTAATTCGTGAGGCCATTATGATGGCGGCGCAGACCAGCTTTAACGAGAAACGCCAGATGGTGGCCTCGGATTTACAGAATGCCCTTTATGCCATCGCCCGTAATCACCGGCAGGATGAACACGGCCAGCCGTTAATCACCGCTCACCGACGGGCACGGGCAGATGAAATGGCCAGCGCCATGTCGATGTTTACGCAGGGGTTCGAGGGTGAACTGTTTAACCGTCCCGGTACGCCGTGGCCGGAAGTGGATGTCACCCTGATTGATTTGGGCACACTGGCACGGGAGAACTACTCGGCGCAAATGGCACTGGCGATGGTCTCGCTGATTAACAAAGTCAATAACCTGGCTGAACGGGATCAATATCAGGATCGCGAACTGCAACTGGTGATTGATGAAGGGCATATCACCACCACCAATCCACTGTTATCACCCTATATGACTAAAGTGGTCAAAATGTGGCGTAAACTGGGGGCCTGGCTGTGGCTCGCCACCCAAAACCTGGCGGATTACCCCGATACTGCTGAAAAGATGCTGAATATGGCTGAATGGTGGCTGTGTCTGACCATGCCACCCGATGAGGTGGAGCAAATCGCCCGCTTTAAGAAGCTGACCGAAGAGCAGAAAGCGGTGCTGCTCTCTGCCAGTAAATTACCCCGTTGTTATACCGAAGGCGTGGTGCTGGCAAAGAAAATCGAAGCCTTATTCCGGGTTGTACCCCCGAGCCTGTATCTGGCGCTGGGCATGACAGAAAAAGAAGAAAAAGCCGAACGGCGGGCATTGATGCGGGAACATCAGTGCAGTGAACTGGAAGCCGCTGTTTTGGTGGCCAGAAAAATGGATATCGCACGGGGATTAAAGGTTGATTCCGGTTCTGTATGA
- a CDS encoding TIGR03751 family conjugal transfer lipoprotein yields the protein MRKIKYYWLLGLAGLLVGCTTSKDALLPAGKQTVLAMWQGNKAGHATESARETLRRSLTVSERLRALEEPYHYSRSAAQEISQQFPRLPNPDMVMYIFPHLVAGNTPIPGYSTVFPFYSQVQYALPGERTEAL from the coding sequence ATGCGGAAAATAAAATATTATTGGCTGTTGGGGTTGGCAGGGCTATTAGTCGGATGTACCACTTCGAAAGACGCCTTACTCCCTGCCGGAAAGCAGACAGTACTGGCAATGTGGCAGGGGAATAAGGCAGGTCATGCCACCGAATCGGCAAGGGAAACACTGCGCCGTTCTTTAACTGTATCTGAACGGCTCAGGGCTCTGGAAGAACCTTATCATTACAGCCGTTCAGCCGCGCAGGAAATCAGCCAGCAGTTTCCCCGCTTACCCAATCCCGATATGGTGATGTATATCTTCCCCCATCTGGTTGCCGGCAACACGCCGATACCGGGCTACAGCACGGTATTTCCGTTTTACAGCCAAGTACAGTATGCCCTGCCGGGTGAACGCACGGAGGCACTGTAA
- a CDS encoding TIGR03752 family integrating conjugative element protein: protein MQVKSNSLVKILVPVVLMVGGFIGIKSCSSTDTAPPATPQNNALATLSPEELQALGVGGDTPEDTLRTLVGTLNKVRSEQQRLGQQNADILKENDQLKNQRQDVAGQIDAAVAAIRQDDEQRRRELQDEQQGLLAQIDLLTERLNSAPLSAPDSPIPPGSGSIPYSANAGTGQNELIWIAPADEKPADIQTPGSGKATAQFPTSFLSEQSAAGQNKPQSPSLQNPSKEENEKPVYTLPENATLVGSQAMTALLGRVPVNGTVTDPYPFKILIGKDNLTANGIELPEVEGAVVSGSASGDWTLSCVRGQVNSITVVFQDGTVRTLPGSGQNNNTSANGIGWLSDENGIPCISGERKSNAATYLPTLFALSAMNSAGDALSESQRTAQTSGTGGITTALTGNAGQAALGKAMSGGMNDLSEWLRQRYSQTFDAVYVPPGARLVVHITQRLAIDYEVKGRKVRYGVSETAERDNQEALD from the coding sequence ATGCAGGTTAAATCCAACAGTCTGGTGAAAATTCTGGTGCCGGTGGTGCTGATGGTTGGCGGATTTATCGGCATCAAAAGTTGCAGTTCAACCGACACTGCCCCGCCCGCTACGCCGCAAAATAATGCCCTGGCCACCCTGTCACCGGAGGAGCTACAGGCGCTGGGTGTCGGCGGTGATACGCCGGAAGATACCTTGCGTACGCTGGTGGGAACACTCAATAAAGTGCGGTCAGAGCAGCAACGCTTAGGTCAGCAGAATGCCGATATCCTGAAAGAAAATGACCAGTTAAAAAATCAGCGTCAGGATGTCGCCGGTCAGATAGACGCGGCGGTGGCAGCTATCCGGCAGGACGATGAACAGCGCCGGCGTGAATTACAGGATGAACAGCAGGGATTGCTGGCACAGATTGATTTACTGACGGAACGCTTAAATTCAGCGCCTTTGTCTGCGCCGGACAGTCCGATACCGCCTGGGTCGGGAAGTATTCCGTATTCTGCCAATGCAGGCACAGGGCAGAATGAACTTATCTGGATAGCACCCGCCGATGAAAAGCCCGCAGACATACAAACCCCCGGCAGTGGAAAAGCCACGGCACAATTCCCGACCTCATTTTTAAGTGAACAGTCAGCCGCCGGGCAAAATAAGCCCCAAAGCCCATCACTTCAAAACCCATCAAAGGAAGAAAATGAAAAGCCGGTCTATACCCTGCCTGAAAATGCCACGTTAGTCGGTAGTCAGGCCATGACGGCGTTATTAGGTCGGGTGCCAGTTAATGGCACAGTCACCGACCCCTATCCGTTCAAAATCCTTATCGGCAAAGATAACCTGACGGCCAACGGCATTGAACTGCCGGAGGTGGAAGGGGCGGTGGTATCCGGCTCTGCCAGTGGTGACTGGACGCTTTCCTGTGTGCGCGGTCAGGTTAATTCCATCACGGTTGTTTTTCAGGATGGCACGGTGCGTACCCTGCCGGGCAGCGGGCAAAACAACAATACCAGCGCGAACGGCATCGGCTGGCTGTCCGATGAAAACGGCATTCCCTGTATCAGCGGTGAGCGCAAATCCAACGCCGCCACCTATCTGCCGACCCTGTTTGCGCTCTCGGCCATGAATTCGGCTGGCGATGCCCTGAGTGAAAGTCAGCGTACTGCTCAGACCAGCGGCACAGGCGGTATCACCACGGCGTTAACGGGCAATGCCGGACAGGCCGCATTAGGCAAAGCGATGTCAGGTGGCATGAATGACCTGAGCGAATGGCTCAGACAGCGCTACAGCCAGACATTTGATGCGGTTTACGTCCCGCCCGGTGCCCGGTTAGTGGTGCATATCACACAACGCCTGGCAATTGATTACGAAGTGAAAGGACGTAAGGTGCGCTACGGCGTGAGTGAGACCGCCGAACGTGATAATCAGGAAGCATTAGATTAA
- a CDS encoding TIGR03749 family integrating conjugative element protein — MKRHPSCFSACFWPGLVSLLLFSLGAKADELMKWERIPLPVTLKVCQERIIFADRNVRVGLSPSLSDKLRVQSAGGAVYLKASHAFSPTRLQLQDSENGEIILLDITATKTGSTEPVRILYPDEKSSAPKEGAQLQRKSVPSAPVPVVLTRYAAQQLYAPLRTVEPVTGIHPVSLHLPVSITTLYPSEPIAVSPLAGWGVQNYAVVALKLRNTVKRNITLDPRALQGKFVSATFQHRWLGEAGTPEDTTVLYLVTTGQPENAFLPEPIAVKPGGRDAG; from the coding sequence ATGAAAAGACATCCATCTTGCTTTTCTGCCTGTTTTTGGCCGGGACTGGTCAGCCTTTTGTTGTTCAGCCTAGGGGCAAAGGCTGATGAACTGATGAAATGGGAACGCATTCCGTTACCGGTGACGCTGAAAGTGTGTCAGGAGCGAATTATTTTTGCTGACCGGAATGTCCGTGTTGGTTTGTCCCCGTCACTCAGCGATAAATTGCGGGTGCAGAGCGCAGGCGGCGCGGTTTACCTGAAAGCCAGTCATGCCTTTTCGCCAACCCGCCTGCAATTGCAGGACAGTGAAAACGGCGAAATTATCTTACTGGATATCACCGCTACCAAAACGGGGTCAACGGAACCCGTCCGCATTCTTTATCCGGATGAAAAAAGTTCTGCCCCAAAAGAGGGTGCACAGCTTCAGAGAAAATCAGTACCTTCGGCTCCCGTGCCTGTGGTATTAACCCGCTATGCCGCGCAGCAGCTGTATGCCCCGCTGCGTACCGTTGAGCCAGTTACGGGTATCCATCCGGTCAGTCTGCATTTACCCGTATCCATCACGACACTCTATCCTTCAGAACCGATTGCGGTTTCCCCGCTGGCTGGCTGGGGCGTGCAAAATTACGCGGTGGTAGCCCTGAAACTGCGTAATACGGTCAAACGCAACATCACGCTCGACCCACGGGCCTTGCAGGGGAAATTTGTCTCGGCGACGTTCCAGCATCGCTGGCTGGGTGAAGCCGGGACACCGGAAGACACGACGGTGCTGTATCTTGTGACGACAGGACAGCCGGAGAACGCTTTTCTGCCTGAGCCGATAGCGGTGAAGCCGGGAGGCCGCGATGCAGGTTAA
- a CDS encoding PFL_4703 family integrating conjugative element protein: MSRFRHALKNRDQHILTLRLACGVLVLVLLITLTGWMASPRNLTIHNPPDLRSGSTRPWWEVPAPSVYSFAFYLFQQLNAWPKNGAQDYPAKIAALSSYLTLACQDFLQADAKTRADSGELLDRVRVVYEIPGRGYGAKSVTVRNRDNWVVRLDLVADEYYHAEPVKRALVRYPLKVVRWEGDAERNPFGLALDCYDGMPQRLEAMPQPLEEKKGVFQ; this comes from the coding sequence ATGAGCCGGTTTCGTCATGCGCTGAAAAACCGTGACCAGCATATCCTGACCCTGCGGCTTGCCTGCGGGGTGCTGGTACTGGTCTTGCTGATCACGCTCACGGGCTGGATGGCCTCACCGCGCAATCTTACTATCCATAATCCGCCGGACTTACGCAGCGGCAGCACCCGCCCGTGGTGGGAAGTCCCTGCGCCGAGTGTCTACAGTTTTGCCTTTTATCTTTTCCAGCAACTGAATGCCTGGCCGAAAAACGGGGCACAGGACTACCCGGCCAAAATTGCGGCCTTATCGTCTTATCTGACCCTCGCCTGTCAGGATTTTTTGCAGGCGGATGCTAAAACCCGGGCCGACAGTGGTGAACTGCTCGACCGGGTGCGGGTGGTGTATGAAATTCCCGGCCGGGGCTACGGGGCGAAAAGTGTAACGGTGCGTAACCGGGATAACTGGGTGGTGCGGCTGGATTTGGTGGCCGATGAGTATTATCACGCCGAGCCGGTCAAACGGGCGCTGGTGCGCTATCCCCTGAAAGTGGTGCGCTGGGAGGGCGATGCGGAGCGTAATCCTTTTGGGCTGGCACTGGATTGTTACGACGGGATGCCACAGCGACTGGAAGCGATGCCGCAACCTTTGGAAGAGAAAAAGGGGGTGTTCCAATGA
- a CDS encoding TIGR03750 family conjugal transfer protein, which produces MQTIPFLPDRLNAEPIVFRGFTTPEMGLAALLGLVFGLMVSLPFIPLAGWVMIPTGMLFMPLLLISFGGRWLAQLKRGKPENYLWLTLEEKKRRLGIGDQALIIAAQGWSLRRSRLTHRNGSLR; this is translated from the coding sequence ATGCAGACGATCCCTTTCCTGCCTGATCGCTTAAATGCCGAACCGATCGTATTCCGGGGATTCACCACACCGGAAATGGGGCTGGCCGCTTTGCTGGGGCTGGTGTTCGGGCTGATGGTGAGCCTTCCTTTTATCCCGTTAGCCGGCTGGGTCATGATACCGACGGGTATGCTGTTCATGCCCTTGTTATTGATTAGTTTTGGTGGGCGCTGGCTCGCGCAGCTTAAGCGCGGCAAACCGGAAAATTATCTCTGGCTGACGCTGGAAGAGAAAAAACGCCGGCTGGGTATCGGTGATCAGGCATTGATTATTGCGGCTCAGGGCTGGTCGTTGCGCCGAAGCAGGCTGACTCATCGTAACGGGAGCCTGCGATGA
- a CDS encoding TIGR03745 family integrating conjugative element membrane protein encodes MHLITRISTFLLLSGLSCQSARADLPAIEPPKSGGGGGLLGQVKGYAQDGIVIGGLILSAVAFFKVASAAVETFSEVRDGKATWTQFGSIIVVGVVLLVAVIWLLAKSAGIIF; translated from the coding sequence ATGCACCTGATAACCAGAATAAGTACCTTTCTTTTGCTGTCGGGTCTTTCCTGTCAATCAGCCCGGGCCGATTTGCCGGCTATCGAACCGCCAAAAAGTGGCGGCGGGGGCGGATTACTGGGACAGGTGAAAGGCTATGCGCAGGATGGCATTGTGATTGGCGGGCTGATCCTTTCGGCCGTCGCGTTCTTTAAGGTCGCGTCGGCGGCGGTTGAAACCTTCTCCGAAGTGCGGGACGGCAAAGCCACCTGGACACAATTCGGTTCTATCATCGTAGTCGGTGTGGTGCTGTTGGTTGCGGTGATTTGGCTGCTGGCGAAATCGGCCGGCATTATTTTTTAA
- a CDS encoding TIGR03758 family integrating conjugative element protein — protein MTEAQRTAFTVASGHFDITFLYLVCVGFFLATLFLWAAWAAVDVWHGWANEKIRNQTISQFALRTALLLVVAVWMFAS, from the coding sequence ATGACGGAGGCACAACGCACTGCCTTTACCGTGGCCTCGGGGCATTTTGATATCACTTTTCTGTATCTGGTCTGCGTCGGATTTTTCCTGGCCACCCTGTTTCTCTGGGCGGCCTGGGCCGCAGTGGATGTCTGGCACGGCTGGGCGAATGAAAAAATACGTAACCAGACCATCAGCCAGTTTGCCCTGCGAACCGCCCTCTTACTGGTGGTCGCGGTCTGGATGTTTGCCAGCTGA
- a CDS encoding RAQPRD family integrative conjugative element protein, whose amino-acid sequence MRGDFSLSRSVCLLGLTVLCMPLAQAAEKDELASAKNLIEQVQMALERANLAEKQADTPTRPRYDFDYLRIKADLNTIKAGIDHYLTPSRARQQASGTLSGHYRQEHPQ is encoded by the coding sequence ATGCGTGGTGACTTTTCTTTGTCCCGTTCTGTCTGTCTGCTGGGGTTGACTGTGCTGTGTATGCCGCTTGCGCAGGCGGCCGAGAAAGACGAACTGGCGAGTGCAAAAAATCTGATTGAGCAGGTGCAGATGGCGCTGGAGCGTGCAAACCTCGCCGAAAAGCAGGCTGACACCCCAACCCGCCCTCGCTATGACTTTGATTACCTCCGTATCAAAGCGGATCTCAACACCATCAAAGCCGGTATCGATCACTATCTGACCCCTTCCCGCGCCCGGCAGCAGGCGTCAGGCACGCTATCCGGTCATTACCGTCAGGAACATCCGCAATGA
- a CDS encoding DUF5710 domain-containing protein → MLRIDLNVPDDEYEQARKLGAHWDAAAQIWYIDNSVDPTPFMNWLPFYNVHAEYWYLAQTRTTCPHCHEHTTVTAFMLPAGHQLLEADNGDEPGTEVDYTEQDSPAFLFYIADIPSLVRSVLPGFHHTLRKAVSQRLRRQHWINHCEHCGAQQDDTELFAEVGGAFFPAAKEQAAAIQLHRIDQPFVGYCEDISHHHYHFDPKQDNRICKACDGFEWMTQVVNVPSTYRH, encoded by the coding sequence ATGCTGCGGATTGATTTAAACGTCCCCGATGATGAATACGAGCAGGCACGGAAGCTGGGTGCACACTGGGATGCCGCCGCCCAAATCTGGTATATCGATAACAGTGTTGACCCGACGCCGTTTATGAACTGGTTGCCGTTCTACAATGTGCACGCTGAATACTGGTATCTCGCCCAGACCCGGACGACCTGCCCGCACTGTCATGAACACACCACGGTGACCGCGTTTATGCTGCCAGCCGGGCACCAACTGCTGGAAGCGGATAACGGCGATGAACCCGGCACAGAAGTTGATTATACCGAGCAGGACAGCCCGGCATTTTTGTTTTATATCGCTGATATTCCCTCTCTCGTGCGTAGCGTACTGCCCGGCTTTCATCACACTCTGCGCAAAGCCGTCAGCCAACGGCTGCGCCGGCAGCACTGGATAAACCATTGCGAACACTGTGGCGCACAACAGGATGATACCGAATTGTTTGCCGAAGTCGGCGGCGCGTTTTTCCCTGCTGCCAAAGAGCAGGCGGCGGCTATTCAGCTGCATCGTATCGATCAGCCGTTTGTGGGGTATTGTGAAGATATCTCGCATCATCACTACCATTTTGACCCGAAGCAGGATAACCGTATTTGTAAAGCGTGTGACGGGTTTGAATGGATGACGCAGGTGGTGAATGTGCCGTCAACGTATCGGCATTAG
- a CDS encoding TIGR03747 family integrating conjugative element membrane protein yields the protein MAQSENQSRPSSQPPRKHGLLYRLLWECPWQLIGFVVMSWLFSLLLEYLGMAFFWPEQGAAHSQTMMKAELNYLSSEFTRSLLLTEPSQTVLAWLAQVYQWLFVDSGFMNWVQGQRQYQLHNNNDFMREFNTVLHGISAHLQEYWLATVFITMVTLIRLGILLLSVPLFVMVVLVALVDGLGRRDLRRYGAGYESSFVYHHAKRGIKPACTVPCVLYLSWPEVVYPTVILLPAAIVLGIAIVITTSMFKKYI from the coding sequence ATGGCTCAGTCAGAAAATCAGTCCCGCCCATCTTCCCAACCGCCCCGCAAGCATGGCCTGTTGTATCGTCTGTTATGGGAATGCCCGTGGCAGCTCATTGGCTTTGTGGTGATGTCCTGGCTATTCAGCCTGTTACTGGAATATCTCGGTATGGCTTTTTTCTGGCCGGAACAGGGTGCCGCTCACAGTCAGACTATGATGAAGGCAGAGCTTAATTATCTCTCCTCGGAATTTACCCGAAGTCTGTTATTGACAGAACCTTCACAAACCGTTTTGGCATGGCTGGCACAGGTTTATCAGTGGCTGTTTGTGGACAGTGGTTTTATGAACTGGGTTCAAGGGCAGAGGCAATATCAGCTCCATAACAACAATGATTTTATGCGTGAATTCAATACGGTATTACATGGCATATCGGCGCATTTGCAAGAATATTGGCTGGCCACGGTATTTATCACGATGGTGACGCTGATCCGGCTGGGGATCCTGCTGTTATCCGTGCCCCTGTTTGTAATGGTGGTGTTAGTGGCACTGGTTGACGGGCTGGGACGACGGGATTTGCGGCGCTACGGAGCCGGGTATGAATCCAGTTTTGTCTATCACCATGCCAAGCGAGGGATAAAACCGGCCTGCACGGTTCCCTGTGTACTGTATTTATCGTGGCCGGAGGTGGTGTATCCCACGGTAATCTTGTTGCCTGCGGCGATAGTGCTGGGCATAGCGATTGTGATAACAACATCCATGTTTAAGAAATATATTTAG